Proteins found in one Candidatus Methylomirabilota bacterium genomic segment:
- a CDS encoding LysR family transcriptional regulator has protein sequence MELEARLRAFAAFARRRSFSAAAAELRISQPAVSKHIADVEREAGVRLVVRGTRGGALTPAGEFLASPVLRAQALLAQASRGIGEFREPVTGALTVVASGVPATYLLPETVVAFQRAHPGVRVSIVSGNSARTMDALRSHRAELGVVGGFAAAPEIEAEPLVEEEIVVVGPPGQDGRWIPRREAEGATWIALSEGSATRATVEAAWADLGITASHRLELPSWEAVKLAVARGDGLAGLSEFTVAGEIRAGTLGVLRLRGWKVRRMISIVRHRDAVLTPSAREFVAMLHARWHRRPQRRRRTRSSGGR, from the coding sequence ATGGAGCTCGAGGCGCGCCTGCGGGCCTTCGCCGCGTTCGCTCGCCGCCGTTCATTCTCCGCGGCGGCGGCGGAGCTACGGATCAGTCAGCCCGCGGTGTCCAAGCATATAGCGGATGTGGAGCGGGAGGCGGGAGTGCGACTGGTCGTACGGGGGACACGGGGTGGGGCGCTTACGCCAGCCGGGGAATTCCTGGCGAGTCCTGTGCTCCGAGCCCAAGCGCTGCTTGCGCAGGCATCCCGAGGTATCGGCGAATTCCGCGAGCCAGTCACCGGTGCGCTGACCGTCGTCGCGTCGGGCGTCCCGGCGACGTACCTCTTGCCTGAGACCGTTGTCGCGTTCCAGCGTGCGCATCCGGGGGTGCGCGTCAGTATCGTGTCTGGAAACTCGGCACGAACGATGGACGCGTTACGTTCGCACCGCGCCGAGCTCGGCGTGGTCGGCGGGTTCGCCGCCGCGCCGGAGATCGAAGCGGAGCCGCTCGTCGAGGAGGAGATCGTGGTGGTGGGGCCCCCCGGGCAAGACGGCCGCTGGATACCCCGGCGCGAGGCAGAAGGGGCCACCTGGATCGCGCTCTCCGAGGGCTCGGCGACCCGGGCGACGGTCGAGGCGGCGTGGGCCGACCTCGGTATCACGGCCAGTCATCGCCTCGAGCTACCGAGCTGGGAGGCCGTGAAGCTGGCGGTGGCCCGCGGCGATGGCCTGGCCGGCCTAAGCGAGTTCACGGTGGCCGGTGAGATCCGGGCCGGCACCCTTGGTGTCCTTCGGCTGCGCGGGTGGAAGGTGCGGCGGATGATCTCGATCGTTCGGCATCGGGACGCTGTGCTCACACCATCGGCGCGCGAATTCGTGGCCATGTTGCATGCGCGATGGCACCGTCGACCGCAGCGGCGACGTCGCACTAGGTCATCGGGAGGACGATGA
- the nrfH gene encoding cytochrome c nitrite reductase small subunit, with protein sequence MSRRALVLLFACLLGIPVGVGAFTFVYAKGFSYLSTDPKACVNCHIMNTQYDAWMKSGHRHVAGCVDCHLPHDGLAKWVAKSEHGFRHSMAFTLQNFKEPIEITPKDRLIVQANCVRCHDAFVHAVFLSPGPAGEELRCMHCHAGAGHFGAR encoded by the coding sequence TTGAGCCGGCGCGCCCTCGTCCTGCTCTTTGCCTGTCTCTTGGGCATCCCTGTCGGGGTCGGCGCCTTCACGTTCGTCTACGCCAAGGGCTTCTCGTACCTCTCCACCGACCCCAAGGCGTGCGTGAACTGCCACATCATGAACACGCAGTACGACGCCTGGATGAAGAGCGGCCACCGCCACGTGGCCGGGTGCGTGGACTGCCATCTACCCCACGACGGCCTCGCGAAGTGGGTCGCGAAGTCCGAGCACGGCTTCCGTCACTCGATGGCCTTCACGCTCCAGAACTTCAAGGAGCCGATCGAGATCACGCCGAAGGACCGGCTGATCGTGCAGGCCAACTGCGTGCGCTGCCACGACGCGTTCGTCCACGCCGTGTTCCTGAGCCCGGGACCGGCCGGCGAGGAGCTCCGCTGCATGCATTGTCACGCCGGGGCGGGGCATTTCGGGGCGCGCTGA
- a CDS encoding alkaline phosphatase family protein — MDSAGRFAASNRDTWHVPRIRVLLAVLISFVAPLALSACAQTASGPPAPRTAGTISPSWSPSASRMQDDAWHFAYAVQSWAAEQSGHVVMVPARHSIVVDRAFFSDEFSHMPLRALPGVRADDANQVVVLKHSWTTHASSWDYDTDIKFVLYGPGFVKEGVRHEKTTLQNVAPTYARLIGTHAPKGSMGRVMTEALVPTSKRPTVILTVVMDGGGRSLYNAWPDAWPVIKSLATRGVEYTDAKVTQLETATAVSHVAIGTGGYPLTTRIVGNEIYDPATKQVTQSFPDYSPEFIMAPTLADEYGVSAGHRPVVIGTSFQDRAAMGMVGHGAAHHPANKNHIVVLYAQPKKPAWKEEFPGGDGEHRLMTNVDLYSFPAYLRGRSPMPYVKELTKGSGIWMEHRIDDSSNVRFTPAYVEFECDNMLMMMDREPIDRPDVTALIYMSMKPTDYAAHRWGLESLEAREALRAQDACVGKLIRKLNARVGEGNYVVAITADHGMMPMPEVTGGHRLSLRTLLEMIDKKFGGKIALGGGFINLWFDQAKMKELGITNQDVAAYLRSLTAGEYYGPREKWPMYLSYRPDERLFFNAYTFEQVEAFVKANPSRWMANPYAGHSTAITLEHDLRRLHATGSGVGYLAYGVHPDEPPRRIEGTTYFYRDGSELMEEKETFEEIAR, encoded by the coding sequence ATGGACTCGGCCGGCAGATTTGCAGCCTCGAACCGGGACACCTGGCATGTACCGCGCATCCGCGTCCTGCTCGCAGTCCTCATCTCATTCGTCGCCCCGCTCGCACTGAGCGCCTGCGCACAGACCGCCTCCGGTCCTCCCGCGCCGCGGACCGCCGGCACGATCAGCCCAAGCTGGTCACCCTCTGCGTCTCGGATGCAGGACGACGCGTGGCATTTTGCCTATGCTGTCCAGAGCTGGGCGGCGGAGCAGTCCGGCCACGTGGTGATGGTCCCGGCGCGCCATTCGATCGTCGTCGATCGCGCGTTCTTCAGTGATGAATTCAGTCATATGCCTCTTCGAGCCCTGCCCGGCGTGCGCGCGGACGATGCGAACCAAGTCGTCGTGTTGAAGCACTCGTGGACGACGCATGCGTCGTCTTGGGACTACGACACCGACATCAAGTTCGTTCTGTATGGCCCGGGATTCGTCAAGGAAGGTGTCCGGCACGAGAAAACAACCCTGCAGAACGTCGCTCCGACCTACGCTCGGCTGATCGGCACCCATGCCCCGAAGGGGTCCATGGGACGCGTGATGACGGAGGCGCTTGTTCCAACCTCGAAGAGGCCCACGGTCATCCTCACCGTCGTGATGGACGGCGGCGGACGATCCCTCTACAACGCATGGCCCGATGCCTGGCCCGTCATCAAGAGCCTCGCGACGCGGGGGGTCGAGTACACGGACGCGAAGGTGACGCAGCTCGAAACGGCGACGGCCGTGTCCCACGTCGCCATCGGGACTGGGGGCTATCCCCTCACGACGCGCATCGTGGGGAACGAGATCTACGACCCAGCAACGAAGCAGGTCACCCAGTCATTCCCCGATTACTCGCCAGAGTTCATCATGGCGCCCACGCTCGCCGACGAGTACGGCGTCAGCGCAGGTCACCGGCCGGTCGTCATCGGGACGAGCTTCCAGGACCGCGCCGCGATGGGCATGGTCGGCCACGGCGCGGCGCACCACCCAGCCAACAAGAACCACATCGTCGTGCTCTATGCGCAGCCGAAGAAGCCGGCATGGAAGGAAGAGTTCCCGGGTGGCGATGGGGAGCATCGGCTGATGACGAACGTCGACCTCTACAGCTTCCCAGCGTACCTCCGCGGCCGGAGCCCGATGCCCTACGTCAAGGAACTGACCAAGGGTAGCGGGATATGGATGGAGCATAGGATTGACGACAGCTCGAACGTTCGTTTCACACCCGCCTACGTTGAATTCGAGTGCGACAACATGCTCATGATGATGGATCGCGAGCCCATCGATCGACCCGACGTGACCGCCCTGATCTACATGAGCATGAAACCGACTGACTACGCGGCCCACCGGTGGGGCCTCGAGAGTCTCGAGGCCCGCGAGGCCCTCCGAGCGCAGGATGCCTGCGTCGGCAAGCTCATCCGGAAGCTCAATGCCCGAGTCGGCGAGGGCAACTACGTCGTCGCGATCACGGCGGACCACGGAATGATGCCGATGCCCGAGGTGACGGGTGGTCACCGGCTCTCGCTGCGCACGCTGCTCGAGATGATTGACAAAAAGTTTGGCGGCAAGATCGCCCTCGGGGGTGGCTTCATCAACCTCTGGTTCGACCAGGCGAAGATGAAAGAGCTCGGTATCACGAACCAGGACGTCGCGGCATATCTCCGCTCGTTGACGGCCGGCGAGTACTACGGCCCCCGCGAGAAGTGGCCGATGTACCTCTCATACCGGCCGGACGAGCGCCTGTTCTTCAACGCCTACACGTTCGAGCAGGTCGAGGCGTTCGTGAAGGCGAATCCAAGCCGCTGGATGGCCAACCCCTACGCGGGACACAGCACGGCAATCACGCTCGAGCACGACCTCCGGCGACTCCATGCGACTGGCTCGGGCGTGGGCTATCTCGCGTACGGCGTCCATCCGGATGAGCCACCGCGGCGGATCGAGGGCACCACGTATTTCTACCGGGACGGGTCGGAGCTCATGGAAGAAAAGGAAACCTTCGAGGAGATCGCGCGCTGA
- a CDS encoding ammonia-forming cytochrome c nitrite reductase subunit c552 encodes MTDPVENRPRRRGPGVGLILLGFAAIAGVTVLLLALLTNIFERKQEARQPFVKLIEVTEDIDDPKVWGQNWPFQYDSYLRTAESTTTKYGGRGVGAGDAGLAQQKLDRDPWLKRIFAGYAFALDYRDRRGHFYALFDQEQTKRVTERKQPGACIQCHASNLRLFRFVGKGDVEKGFEQVSGMAYQDARNMVDDKGQALIQHSIACTDCHEPKTMALRVTRPGFINGIKALKAKQGIADYDPNRDASRQEMRAYVCGQCHVEYYFKGPNKVVTYPWANGLRVEEIEAYYDKEGFTDWVHAETGTKVLKAQHPEFEVWNQGIHARAGVACADCHMPYQRVGALKVSDHWVRSPLLNINRACQPCHAVPEAELQGRVLAIQDRHHDLMQRAAKATTDMLDAIVAAKKAGADEAALKAAEDFHKKAQWRLDFVAAENSMGFHAPQELARVLAEATDYARQGQRAADLAAPRK; translated from the coding sequence ATGACGGATCCCGTCGAGAACCGGCCACGGCGCCGCGGCCCTGGGGTGGGCCTGATCCTGCTGGGCTTCGCCGCCATCGCCGGCGTCACCGTGCTCCTGCTGGCGCTCCTCACCAACATCTTCGAGCGGAAGCAGGAGGCGCGGCAGCCCTTCGTGAAGCTGATCGAGGTCACGGAGGACATCGACGATCCGAAGGTGTGGGGTCAGAACTGGCCCTTCCAGTACGACAGCTACCTGCGCACGGCGGAGTCGACCACCACGAAGTACGGAGGCCGGGGCGTCGGGGCGGGCGATGCGGGGCTCGCCCAGCAGAAGCTCGATCGGGACCCGTGGCTCAAGCGCATCTTCGCGGGCTACGCCTTCGCCCTCGACTATCGCGACCGGCGCGGCCACTTCTACGCCCTCTTCGACCAGGAGCAGACCAAGCGCGTGACCGAGCGCAAGCAGCCGGGGGCGTGCATTCAGTGCCACGCCTCGAACCTTCGACTCTTCCGGTTCGTCGGCAAGGGGGACGTCGAGAAGGGCTTCGAGCAGGTGTCCGGCATGGCCTATCAGGACGCGCGGAACATGGTCGACGACAAGGGGCAAGCGCTGATCCAGCACTCGATCGCGTGCACCGATTGCCACGAGCCGAAGACAATGGCCCTCCGGGTGACGCGGCCCGGCTTCATCAACGGCATCAAGGCGCTCAAGGCGAAGCAGGGCATCGCCGATTACGATCCCAACCGCGATGCGTCCCGGCAGGAGATGCGCGCCTACGTCTGCGGGCAGTGCCACGTCGAGTACTACTTCAAGGGGCCAAACAAGGTCGTGACCTATCCCTGGGCGAACGGCCTGCGCGTGGAGGAGATCGAGGCCTACTACGACAAGGAGGGCTTCACGGACTGGGTGCACGCAGAGACCGGCACCAAGGTGCTGAAGGCGCAGCACCCGGAGTTCGAGGTGTGGAACCAGGGCATCCACGCGCGCGCCGGCGTGGCCTGCGCGGACTGCCACATGCCCTATCAGCGCGTGGGCGCGCTCAAGGTGAGCGATCACTGGGTGCGGAGCCCGCTGCTCAACATCAATCGCGCGTGCCAGCCCTGCCACGCGGTGCCCGAGGCCGAGCTCCAGGGCCGCGTGCTCGCCATCCAGGATCGGCATCACGACCTGATGCAGCGGGCGGCGAAGGCCACCACCGACATGCTGGACGCGATCGTGGCCGCGAAGAAGGCCGGCGCGGACGAGGCGGCACTGAAGGCCGCCGAGGACTTCCACAAGAAGGCGCAGTGGCGGCTCGACTTCGTGGCGGCGGAGAACTCCATGGGCTTCCACGCGCCGCAGGAGCTGGCGCGCGTCCTCGCCGAGGCCACCGACTACGCGCGTCAGGGGCAGCGGGCGGCGGACCTCGCCGCGCCCAGGAAGTAG
- a CDS encoding HAMP domain-containing sensor histidine kinase, whose protein sequence is MRRLYLRIYLAVLASLIVFAVAAAVVWRLLGDGSGAGFDTAAVLAENVLPRADAPAAEQQAALERLAANLRADVALFAADRRPLAAVGQPLPVPDPDRERGGWLRAWGPPTGAVHLRDGRWLVARMHAPHRPHGAPFLLTLGLLALAVGIAAYPVARRLTARLERLQTGVESLGAGNLAARVRVEGRDEVARLAESFNRAAGRIEALVGAHKTLLAHASHELRTPLTRIRMAVELLGPGADADRRRDLARDIAELDALIDDLLLASRLDAVTEREADEDVDLLALVSEECARYEDVAVEGQPVVVRGDPRLFRRLIRNLVDNAQRHGAPPVEARVRAADAHAELTVLDHGPGVPDAEREDVFRPFRRLGGDTGAGTGLGLALVRQIARRHGGEARYLGRVGARTGFVVTLPVRGPG, encoded by the coding sequence ATGCGCCGACTTTACCTCCGTATTTACCTCGCAGTTCTGGCGAGCCTGATCGTCTTTGCCGTCGCGGCGGCCGTCGTCTGGCGCCTGCTCGGGGATGGAAGCGGCGCCGGCTTCGACACCGCGGCCGTGCTCGCGGAGAACGTGCTGCCGCGCGCCGACGCCCCCGCCGCCGAGCAGCAGGCGGCGCTTGAGCGGCTGGCCGCCAATCTCCGCGCCGACGTCGCCCTCTTCGCCGCCGATCGCCGCCCGCTCGCCGCCGTCGGCCAGCCCCTGCCCGTGCCCGACCCGGATCGCGAGCGCGGCGGCTGGCTGCGCGCGTGGGGACCGCCAACCGGCGCCGTGCACCTGCGCGACGGCCGGTGGCTGGTGGCGCGCATGCATGCCCCGCACCGGCCCCACGGGGCGCCGTTCCTCCTCACCCTCGGGCTGCTCGCGCTCGCCGTGGGCATCGCCGCCTATCCGGTCGCGCGGCGCCTCACCGCCCGGCTCGAGCGGCTGCAGACGGGCGTCGAGTCGCTCGGCGCCGGGAATCTCGCCGCGCGCGTGCGGGTGGAGGGACGCGACGAGGTGGCGCGGCTGGCCGAGAGCTTCAATCGCGCCGCTGGCCGCATCGAAGCGCTGGTGGGCGCCCACAAGACGCTGCTGGCGCATGCCTCCCACGAGCTGCGCACGCCGCTCACGCGCATCCGTATGGCGGTGGAGCTGCTCGGGCCCGGCGCCGATGCGGACCGCCGCCGCGATCTCGCCCGCGACATCGCCGAGCTGGACGCCCTGATCGACGACCTCCTCCTCGCCAGCCGCCTCGACGCCGTGACGGAGCGTGAGGCCGATGAGGACGTGGATCTCCTCGCGCTGGTCAGCGAGGAGTGCGCCCGCTACGAGGACGTCGCCGTGGAGGGACAGCCGGTCGTCGTGCGCGGCGATCCCCGGCTGTTTCGCCGCCTGATCCGCAACCTCGTGGACAATGCCCAGCGCCACGGGGCGCCCCCGGTCGAGGCGCGCGTCCGCGCCGCGGACGCCCACGCCGAGCTGACGGTGCTGGACCACGGGCCGGGGGTCCCCGACGCCGAGCGCGAGGACGTGTTCCGTCCCTTCCGGCGCCTCGGCGGCGACACCGGCGCGGGCACGGGACTGGGGCTGGCCCTGGTGCGCCAGATCGCGCGCCGGCACGGGGGCGAGGCACGTTATCTCGGCCGCGTGGGAGCCCGGACGGGCTTCGTGGTGACCCTGCCGGTTCGTGGCCCGGGCTAG